From one Planctomicrobium piriforme genomic stretch:
- the aroB gene encoding 3-dehydroquinate synthase, giving the protein MPVVTETDHHRVVSVSLGERSYDIVVGNGVLASVGTAIPDWVNRRFNRTAAGSALIVTDSNVVRHATVVEERLQHAGWRTACFEMPPGEQSKRLEIISSAWDRLVEMQADRQTVVIAVGGGVVGDAAGFIAATFARGIPFVQIPTTLLADVDSSVGGKVGINHPQAKNLIGAFHQPLGVLIDTRALDTLPDREYRSGLAEVVKYGVILDAPFFEFLERNVTELNCRDPHAVAYAISRSCELKARVVEEDEYELTGLRAILNYGHTYAHAFEALTGYGELLHGEAVAIGMAYASRLSELCGRTDAALTKRQTALLGALKLPTNVPNPTAILGKDVIHRMQLDKKTLGGQLRFVLPTRLGHVELVKNVPTELVWQTLHQGGIE; this is encoded by the coding sequence GTGCCAGTCGTCACGGAAACCGATCACCATCGCGTCGTCAGCGTTTCGCTGGGTGAGCGGAGCTACGACATCGTCGTCGGCAACGGCGTTCTGGCGTCTGTCGGCACGGCGATTCCGGATTGGGTGAATCGTCGCTTCAATCGCACTGCGGCCGGTTCGGCCCTGATCGTGACCGACTCGAATGTTGTACGGCACGCGACGGTCGTGGAAGAACGTCTCCAACATGCCGGCTGGCGCACCGCGTGTTTCGAAATGCCGCCGGGGGAGCAGTCAAAACGCCTGGAAATCATCTCCTCGGCCTGGGATCGCCTTGTCGAGATGCAGGCGGATCGTCAGACAGTCGTCATTGCCGTCGGCGGCGGCGTCGTGGGGGATGCCGCAGGCTTTATCGCCGCGACCTTCGCCAGAGGAATTCCGTTCGTCCAGATTCCGACCACGCTGCTCGCCGATGTCGACAGCTCTGTCGGCGGCAAAGTCGGCATCAATCATCCCCAGGCGAAAAACCTGATTGGGGCGTTTCATCAACCGCTGGGAGTCCTCATCGACACCCGGGCGCTCGACACCCTGCCTGACCGTGAATACCGCTCCGGCCTCGCGGAAGTCGTGAAGTACGGAGTGATTCTCGATGCCCCATTCTTCGAATTCCTCGAACGGAACGTCACCGAGCTGAATTGCCGCGATCCCCATGCCGTGGCTTATGCCATCAGCCGCAGTTGCGAACTCAAAGCCCGCGTCGTCGAGGAAGACGAATACGAGCTGACAGGATTACGGGCGATCCTCAATTACGGCCACACCTATGCGCATGCGTTCGAAGCCCTCACCGGCTACGGCGAACTGCTGCATGGAGAAGCGGTGGCGATTGGCATGGCGTACGCCAGCAGACTGTCGGAACTCTGCGGTCGCACTGACGCAGCATTGACCAAACGGCAGACCGCCCTGCTGGGAGCCCTCAAGCTGCCGACGAACGTCCCCAACCCGACAGCCATCCTGGGGAAGGATGTCATCCACCGCATGCAGCTCGACAAGAAAACGCTAGGCGGTCAATTACGGTTCGTGCTCCCCACCCGGCTCGGGCATGTGGAACTGGTCAAGAATGTTCCGACGGAGCTGGTGTGGCAGACGCTGCATCAGGGGGGGATTGAGTAA
- a CDS encoding BON domain-containing protein: MSEVQPLLSVRTVGESTSACLPEISDADLRAQVVEQLGHLSQFFPIWVHVRVEGGQVDLRGGVSSLEERGRILESVMALEGVKGIRDHLQLGIRSSADFDDGDPSALLASLFQIGVVWAAVAIAVTAWWMWPRASLIAAQPQPVPAIVEFGGMPATGAVLTLHPLDASASSAVLPQGLVGRDGSVEWTTYQPGDGLPPGRYLVTAQWNPTLVVNGQSQPSPNLLSDALSRPATSPLRLHVSSDQQTPWKIDLK; this comes from the coding sequence ATGTCTGAAGTGCAGCCGCTTCTGTCGGTTCGCACTGTGGGTGAGTCAACGTCTGCTTGTCTGCCGGAAATCTCCGATGCCGACCTACGCGCCCAGGTTGTCGAACAGCTCGGGCACCTGAGCCAGTTCTTCCCGATCTGGGTGCATGTTCGGGTCGAGGGGGGACAGGTCGATCTGCGGGGTGGAGTCAGTTCCCTGGAGGAGCGCGGTCGGATTCTCGAGTCCGTCATGGCACTCGAAGGGGTCAAGGGAATTCGAGACCACCTGCAACTTGGGATTCGATCGTCGGCGGACTTTGATGACGGCGATCCATCCGCACTGCTGGCCTCTCTGTTTCAGATTGGCGTCGTATGGGCTGCGGTGGCGATTGCTGTGACTGCGTGGTGGATGTGGCCTCGTGCCTCACTGATTGCCGCGCAGCCGCAACCAGTACCGGCGATTGTGGAATTTGGCGGGATGCCTGCGACGGGCGCCGTATTGACGCTGCACCCGCTGGATGCCTCAGCTTCGTCCGCAGTCCTGCCCCAAGGCCTTGTCGGCCGTGATGGCAGTGTGGAGTGGACGACTTATCAGCCTGGCGACGGATTGCCTCCCGGACGGTACCTGGTCACTGCACAGTGGAACCCAACTCTGGTGGTGAACGGGCAGTCGCAGCCGAGTCCCAATCTGTTGTCTGATGCCTTGTCCCGCCCGGCCACGTCGCCGTTGCGGCTGCATGTCAGTTCCGATCAGCAAACACCCTGGAAAATCGATCTCAAGTAA
- a CDS encoding glycoside hydrolase family 38 N-terminal domain-containing protein, which translates to MTYSELTVLIPSHGLEDFPTELGEKPAASLLNAFAVIWHPALLASGGAFPRWQRADSPSSGPTDRLFIVPTPCDDQIPQGWIALTKQAGSVVISGEHDRDEMLRQALAPLQLEELPDPELTADFLALGSMYLQVELLTRKMRNYSNLDETRMQRESVAAAQAAMNHDPEAARKYLATCFEMLLECRERFYPVECYLIDLCLVTPETVPANTEKFLAGPSAMNVLAPANDWDKILSANPLLADRVKAACEQRRLEFLGGDDAEQASFLMSLDASLWHLKQGGATLKQLTGSNPVVWARRRFGLGAHLPQLLERLGYKGALHTLLDDGYAPEQEQSQMRWEGSSGVCIDAFSRIPLAADGAASMLRFPERMAESMDYDHLAAVVFAHWPTLRTPFFEDFRRANAYAPVLGKFVTFSEFFSHEGSPGRRAEFKAADYFSPTLIQSVARDEADPISRYVGYWHREQAFQRAEWTAHIASVIKRQPISSESTEALEATVRTGHQEATPEQARRADDAIANALSEASLQLRDLLAAQGTAGSGVLIVNTLSFPRKVLVEWPLAGGPPKDPAVLGVQVDADRVQVLVALPPCGFVWLANNTARPDRTHPGKSPLAEELLLRNDRFEVRMSDATGGIAQILTYRRSPNRLSQQVALRFPHARTVSVGEGEERETYTTYYSAMRLRETRILSRGPVVGEIETVGELQDESSGEVLGTYRQLTRVILGRNAVEVELEIAPAQPIEGDPWTNYIGCRFAWKHEDVALTASIQQGAHVIKRERIEAPQFVEIADGDFRTTLLTPGLPFHRKTGERMLDTLLITKGESVRRFQFAVTIDAVYPMQASLDQYSPPLVMTTQTQPADGRKEGWFFHVTAANVQLTRILPGATPDAIVVRLVETEGRSRVFGLHSFLTPVSARQVNFQGETISTLRIDDAVNVEISPYEICDVELRFEA; encoded by the coding sequence ATGACCTACTCCGAATTGACCGTCCTGATTCCCAGTCACGGACTCGAGGACTTTCCCACTGAACTGGGAGAAAAACCTGCCGCCAGTCTGCTGAATGCGTTCGCCGTCATCTGGCATCCGGCACTGCTGGCATCGGGTGGGGCGTTTCCGCGCTGGCAACGGGCCGACTCCCCCTCCTCAGGCCCGACCGACCGGCTCTTCATCGTCCCCACACCTTGCGATGACCAGATCCCGCAAGGCTGGATCGCGCTCACAAAGCAGGCGGGTAGCGTCGTCATCTCCGGCGAACATGACCGCGACGAGATGCTGCGGCAGGCACTGGCTCCATTGCAACTGGAAGAGCTGCCTGACCCTGAACTCACGGCCGATTTTCTGGCCCTCGGCTCGATGTATCTGCAGGTGGAACTGCTCACTCGCAAGATGCGGAACTACTCAAACCTCGATGAAACCCGGATGCAGCGGGAGTCGGTGGCCGCTGCGCAGGCCGCGATGAATCATGACCCGGAAGCGGCTCGCAAATACCTGGCAACCTGTTTTGAGATGCTGCTGGAGTGCCGCGAACGGTTTTATCCTGTGGAGTGCTATCTCATCGACCTCTGCCTGGTGACGCCTGAAACCGTCCCGGCCAACACTGAAAAGTTTCTGGCCGGCCCAAGTGCAATGAATGTGCTGGCGCCGGCAAACGACTGGGACAAGATCCTCTCGGCGAATCCGCTCCTCGCGGATCGTGTGAAAGCAGCCTGTGAGCAACGCCGACTCGAGTTCCTGGGGGGCGACGATGCGGAACAGGCCAGCTTCCTGATGTCGCTCGATGCCTCGCTGTGGCACCTCAAGCAAGGGGGTGCCACCCTGAAGCAACTCACCGGCAGCAACCCCGTTGTCTGGGCGAGGCGGCGATTTGGGCTCGGCGCACATCTTCCGCAGTTGCTCGAACGACTTGGTTACAAGGGCGCGCTGCACACCTTGCTCGACGACGGCTACGCCCCCGAGCAGGAGCAGTCGCAGATGCGTTGGGAAGGGAGTTCAGGCGTTTGCATCGATGCGTTCAGCCGCATTCCGCTCGCAGCCGACGGCGCGGCCAGCATGTTGCGGTTCCCCGAACGGATGGCGGAGTCAATGGATTACGACCATCTCGCCGCAGTGGTCTTCGCTCACTGGCCGACGCTGCGAACTCCGTTTTTCGAAGACTTCCGCCGCGCCAATGCATACGCCCCGGTTCTCGGCAAGTTCGTCACCTTCTCCGAGTTCTTCTCGCACGAAGGCTCACCCGGTCGCCGTGCGGAGTTCAAAGCCGCCGACTATTTCTCGCCAACCCTGATTCAGTCAGTCGCCAGGGATGAAGCAGACCCGATCTCGCGTTACGTCGGCTACTGGCATCGCGAACAAGCATTTCAACGGGCGGAATGGACGGCCCACATCGCGAGCGTCATTAAACGACAGCCAATCTCCAGCGAATCTACCGAAGCGCTCGAAGCGACCGTGCGCACAGGGCATCAGGAGGCGACTCCGGAACAGGCTCGACGGGCCGATGACGCCATCGCGAATGCGCTGTCCGAAGCTAGCCTGCAACTCCGCGACCTGCTGGCTGCACAGGGGACAGCAGGTTCGGGAGTGCTGATCGTCAACACCCTTTCGTTCCCTCGCAAGGTGCTGGTGGAATGGCCGCTGGCCGGCGGGCCGCCGAAAGATCCCGCGGTGCTCGGCGTGCAGGTCGATGCCGATCGAGTTCAGGTGCTTGTCGCCTTGCCCCCCTGCGGCTTTGTGTGGCTCGCTAACAACACTGCGCGTCCTGATCGCACCCATCCGGGCAAGTCTCCATTGGCAGAAGAACTGCTGCTGCGGAATGACCGTTTCGAAGTCCGTATGAGCGACGCCACGGGCGGTATCGCGCAGATTCTCACTTATCGCCGCAGTCCGAATCGTCTCAGCCAACAGGTGGCGCTGCGGTTTCCACATGCCCGAACCGTCAGCGTGGGGGAAGGAGAAGAACGGGAAACGTACACGACCTATTACTCAGCCATGAGGTTGCGAGAAACGCGGATTCTCAGTCGCGGGCCGGTCGTCGGTGAGATCGAAACGGTTGGGGAACTGCAGGACGAATCGAGCGGCGAAGTGCTGGGAACGTATCGCCAACTGACCAGAGTGATCCTGGGCCGCAATGCGGTCGAGGTCGAACTGGAAATCGCCCCGGCGCAGCCGATTGAGGGAGACCCGTGGACCAACTACATCGGGTGCCGGTTTGCGTGGAAGCATGAGGACGTGGCCTTAACGGCGTCCATCCAGCAGGGGGCACACGTCATCAAACGCGAACGCATTGAGGCGCCGCAATTCGTGGAAATCGCTGACGGCGATTTTCGCACCACGCTCCTCACCCCCGGCTTGCCGTTCCATCGCAAAACCGGCGAACGAATGCTCGACACCCTGTTGATCACAAAAGGGGAATCGGTCCGTCGCTTCCAGTTCGCGGTCACGATTGACGCGGTTTACCCCATGCAGGCATCTCTCGACCAGTATTCGCCGCCGTTGGTGATGACGACTCAGACTCAACCGGCCGACGGCAGGAAAGAAGGCTGGTTCTTTCACGTCACTGCCGCCAACGTGCAACTGACTCGAATTCTGCCTGGCGCGACGCCTGATGCGATCGTTGTGCGGCTGGTCGAAACCGAAGGCCGCTCACGCGTCTTCGGGCTGCATTCCTTTTTGACGCCCGTCAGTGCCCGACAGGTCAACTTTCAGGGGGAAACAATCTCGACGCTGCGAATCGACGACGCCGTGAATGTGGAGATCTCGCCGTATGAGATTTGCGATGTTGAATTGAGGTTTGAGGCGTGA
- a CDS encoding DUF1559 domain-containing protein encodes MQFRKLQSPRSEARRGGFTLIELLVVIAIIAILVAILLPAVQSAREAARRSQCLNNLKQVGLAMHNFHDAKQKLPSSGRPTASATVRVGLFTYLLPYIEQKGLWDQYDTGYNWDKVQNTPVTSLRIKTYECPSSPKHNNVLDHNPDGFTGSDTAVWAGSVAVGDYAASLGNSKELGTAWATYQGTATGTTTSTQTNGIPNIIGSFKDTTDSANAGSGVSDTGITTNGMLPKNSALKLGDITDGLSNTIAVWESGGRPFVYRRGTQVSSNLGAHHTNGGGWARPASDILLAGSSKDGKELPPSSSYTGPGIYINRTNGYDHATETYGSTGYPAPYGTEGSSQPYSFHSGGVNVLMGDGSARLLDEEMLIYVAAALVTRNGGSGEANITQNF; translated from the coding sequence ATGCAATTTCGCAAACTGCAATCCCCGCGCAGTGAAGCCCGCCGCGGCGGATTCACCCTGATTGAACTACTCGTTGTGATCGCGATCATCGCGATTCTGGTCGCCATTTTGCTGCCTGCCGTGCAGTCGGCTCGTGAAGCCGCACGTCGTTCGCAGTGCCTGAACAATCTGAAGCAGGTTGGTCTGGCAATGCACAATTTCCACGATGCCAAGCAGAAGCTGCCCAGCAGCGGCCGTCCGACTGCCTCCGCCACCGTTCGCGTGGGCCTGTTCACCTACCTGCTTCCCTACATCGAGCAGAAGGGCCTGTGGGATCAGTACGACACCGGCTACAACTGGGACAAAGTCCAGAACACCCCGGTGACGTCGCTGCGGATCAAGACCTACGAATGCCCGTCGTCTCCGAAGCACAATAACGTGCTCGATCACAACCCGGACGGCTTCACTGGTTCTGACACGGCTGTTTGGGCCGGGTCTGTTGCAGTGGGCGACTACGCCGCCTCGCTGGGCAATTCGAAAGAACTCGGCACCGCCTGGGCGACCTATCAGGGGACCGCGACCGGTACGACGACCTCGACCCAGACCAACGGCATCCCCAACATCATCGGCAGCTTCAAGGACACCACTGACTCGGCCAACGCCGGCAGCGGTGTTTCCGACACCGGGATCACGACGAACGGCATGCTGCCGAAGAACTCGGCTCTGAAACTGGGCGACATCACCGACGGTCTTTCCAACACGATTGCCGTCTGGGAATCGGGCGGGCGTCCGTTCGTGTACCGTCGCGGTACCCAGGTGAGCAGCAACCTCGGTGCTCACCACACCAACGGCGGCGGCTGGGCACGTCCCGCCAGCGACATTCTGCTGGCCGGATCGAGCAAGGACGGCAAGGAACTCCCCCCCTCATCGTCGTACACCGGCCCCGGCATCTACATCAACCGCACCAACGGTTATGACCATGCCACCGAAACCTACGGCTCGACCGGCTACCCCGCTCCGTACGGCACGGAAGGCTCCAGCCAGCCCTACTCGTTCCACTCGGGCGGCGTCAACGTGCTGATGGGCGACGGTTCTGCTCGCCTGCTCGACGAAGAAATGCTGATCTATGTGGCTGCCGCTCTCGTGACCCGAAACGGCGGTTCGGGCGAAGCCAACATCACTCAGAACTTCTAA
- a CDS encoding fatty acid CoA ligase family protein, translating to MAEPPVSDRNISRRLTEMARLDPDRPAVIAPSGRAISFAQLDERSTQLAAGLAVAGVRPGMKLVLFVPFSIEFVELTFALFKTGAIVVLIDPGMGRANIFNCLNEVQPDGFVAVPIVHVVRWFAGGASRRAALNFCVGPWLPGITATYRQLIRTDAHSFAVRQSAATDSAAIIFTSGSTGPPKGVLYEHGMFDAQVDLIRDRYGIVPGDVDLPGFPLFGLFNSAMGVTTVIPDMDPTRPAEVDPEKILKAIQQHNVTQAFGSPAFWNRVGRYCAEKNLTLPTLKRALSAGGPVPGHVLQRMSNILTRPDADLFTPYGATESLPVSSIGAREILESTAPLTKQGAGTCVGTTFPGMRVKILPMTDGPISSINAITELPPGEIGEIVVCGPSVTREYYQRPDSTRLAKIPDGDGFWHRIGDVGYLDSTGRLWFCGRKAHVVVTPNETMFSVCCEAIFNEHPRIYRSALVGIGPRGQQRPAIVAEPEPGQFPKTPADEQQLRDELLALGRQHAHTQNIRDILFHPSLPVDTRHNVKINREALAMWAAPKFKPA from the coding sequence ATGGCCGAGCCCCCTGTGTCCGACCGCAATATCTCCCGCCGCCTGACTGAAATGGCCCGGCTCGATCCGGATCGCCCTGCGGTGATCGCTCCTTCAGGCCGCGCGATCTCGTTCGCCCAGCTTGATGAGCGCTCGACGCAACTGGCCGCTGGCCTTGCGGTCGCAGGCGTTCGACCGGGGATGAAGCTGGTACTGTTCGTGCCTTTCAGCATCGAATTCGTCGAGCTGACTTTTGCGCTGTTCAAGACTGGCGCGATCGTGGTGCTGATCGACCCCGGCATGGGTCGCGCGAACATCTTCAACTGCCTCAACGAGGTTCAGCCGGACGGCTTCGTCGCGGTGCCGATCGTGCATGTCGTCCGCTGGTTCGCAGGCGGAGCTTCGCGGCGGGCGGCATTGAACTTCTGCGTCGGCCCCTGGCTGCCCGGCATCACGGCGACCTATCGGCAGCTCATTCGAACGGATGCCCATTCGTTTGCAGTCCGCCAGTCGGCTGCGACCGATTCCGCCGCAATCATCTTTACCAGCGGCAGCACTGGTCCCCCAAAAGGAGTCCTGTACGAACACGGGATGTTCGACGCTCAGGTTGACCTGATTCGCGACCGCTACGGCATCGTGCCAGGGGATGTCGATCTGCCGGGGTTCCCGCTGTTCGGACTCTTCAACTCGGCGATGGGAGTCACGACCGTCATTCCCGATATGGACCCGACCCGGCCGGCTGAAGTCGATCCGGAGAAGATCCTGAAGGCGATTCAGCAACATAACGTCACTCAGGCGTTCGGCTCGCCTGCGTTCTGGAATCGAGTCGGTCGATATTGCGCTGAGAAGAACCTGACGCTGCCGACGCTAAAACGCGCACTCTCGGCAGGCGGCCCGGTGCCGGGGCATGTGCTGCAGCGGATGTCGAACATCCTCACGCGACCAGACGCGGATCTGTTCACGCCATATGGTGCGACTGAAAGCCTGCCGGTGAGTTCCATCGGAGCGCGTGAGATTCTCGAATCGACAGCGCCTCTGACGAAGCAAGGGGCAGGCACGTGTGTCGGGACGACGTTTCCCGGCATGCGCGTCAAGATTCTGCCGATGACAGACGGGCCGATCTCATCCATCAATGCGATCACGGAACTTCCGCCGGGCGAGATCGGCGAAATCGTGGTGTGCGGGCCGTCGGTGACGCGCGAGTATTATCAGCGACCGGATTCAACTCGACTTGCCAAGATCCCGGATGGCGATGGGTTCTGGCACCGCATTGGTGATGTGGGCTATCTCGACTCAACAGGCCGACTCTGGTTCTGCGGACGCAAGGCCCATGTCGTCGTGACGCCGAACGAGACCATGTTCTCCGTCTGCTGCGAAGCGATCTTCAACGAGCATCCGCGGATTTACCGTTCCGCACTCGTTGGGATCGGTCCCCGAGGTCAGCAGCGACCGGCCATCGTCGCGGAACCAGAGCCCGGTCAGTTCCCCAAGACACCCGCCGACGAACAGCAGCTGCGCGACGAACTCCTCGCGTTAGGGCGGCAACATGCCCATACCCAAAACATCCGCGACATCCTGTTCCATCCCAGCCTGCCGGTCGACACCCGCCACAACGTAAAGATTAACCGCGAAGCCCTCGCTATGTGGGCTGCGCCAAAGTTCAAGCCAGCCTGA
- a CDS encoding low affinity iron permease family protein produces MHPASPGSTHTQKRKSNRVLKVFNHFAKLASTFTGHPAAFGLAVIVVALWGLTGPLFGYSDTWQLVINTSTTIVTFLMVFLIQNTQNRDMAATHIKLDEVIRALQGAHNALLDLEELDEKELEQIRGRYEQLAKVSRKALREGKFDTGCEELEQAPADEDEPSPITQSPPDAASATPAPSEHS; encoded by the coding sequence ATGCATCCCGCTTCCCCTGGCTCCACGCACACGCAAAAACGCAAGTCGAACCGTGTGCTGAAAGTGTTCAATCATTTTGCAAAGCTCGCCTCGACATTCACAGGGCACCCCGCGGCCTTTGGGCTGGCGGTGATCGTTGTTGCTCTCTGGGGGTTGACCGGGCCGCTGTTCGGTTACAGCGACACCTGGCAACTGGTCATCAATACCAGCACGACGATCGTGACCTTCCTGATGGTATTCCTGATTCAGAATACCCAGAACCGCGATATGGCCGCCACGCACATCAAACTGGATGAAGTCATACGGGCATTGCAGGGGGCTCATAATGCGCTGCTGGATCTCGAAGAACTCGACGAGAAGGAACTGGAACAGATTCGCGGCCGTTATGAACAGTTGGCGAAAGTGTCGCGGAAAGCCCTGCGGGAAGGGAAATTCGACACCGGCTGTGAAGAGCTGGAGCAGGCACCAGCGGACGAGGACGAACCGAGCCCTATTACTCAATCCCCCCCTGATGCAGCGTCTGCCACACCAGCTCCGTCGGAACATTCTTGA
- a CDS encoding RrF2 family transcriptional regulator — protein MKLSRKSDYALRALFDLVAHEGRGPISIRELALRNDIPKRFLEQIMIDLREKGWVRSIPGRDGGFVLAKPPADITMGEVVRHFDGILSPISCVSTTHYEPCSQESVCRFRRVLLEIRNYVVKKMDNATLANVFAGKVVRHEEVFSPSFTYGDGI, from the coding sequence ATGAAGCTTTCGCGGAAATCAGATTACGCCCTGCGAGCCCTGTTCGACCTCGTCGCACACGAGGGGCGTGGACCGATTTCCATTCGTGAGCTGGCCTTGCGTAATGATATCCCAAAACGCTTTCTCGAGCAGATCATGATTGATCTCCGTGAAAAAGGTTGGGTGAGAAGCATTCCAGGCCGTGATGGAGGATTCGTCCTCGCCAAGCCTCCAGCGGACATCACGATGGGGGAAGTGGTCCGACACTTTGACGGGATTTTGTCCCCCATCAGTTGTGTTTCCACGACTCATTACGAGCCCTGCTCTCAGGAGTCGGTCTGTCGTTTCCGCCGTGTGCTGCTGGAGATCCGGAATTACGTGGTGAAGAAAATGGACAATGCCACTTTGGCGAATGTGTTTGCTGGCAAGGTGGTTCGGCACGAAGAAGTGTTCAGCCCCTCCTTCACCTATGGTGATGGGATTTAG
- a CDS encoding BON domain-containing protein has protein sequence MQHQLNLTTELRASSGSIERLRMQGGVARFASISSTDALLLENVQICLTNLSRSLSERVEIRVLNGEVYLRGEVVSAQEQHRLLQNLSQLPGVRDTHHRLSLPLSARVKNLGVRLQLILALLTGAACGAALAVWCRNAFAVFPTERMRHAPV, from the coding sequence ATGCAACACCAACTCAATCTCACCACAGAACTTCGCGCGAGCTCCGGCTCCATTGAACGATTGCGGATGCAGGGGGGCGTTGCCCGCTTTGCTTCAATCTCTTCAACGGATGCTTTACTGCTCGAGAACGTGCAGATCTGCCTCACAAATCTGAGTCGTTCGCTGTCTGAGCGAGTTGAGATTCGCGTTCTCAACGGAGAAGTGTACCTGCGGGGAGAAGTCGTTTCCGCGCAGGAACAACACCGGTTGCTGCAGAATCTTTCTCAGCTCCCTGGAGTTCGCGATACTCATCATCGGCTCTCCCTGCCTCTCTCGGCACGCGTCAAAAACCTCGGCGTGCGCCTGCAATTGATTCTCGCCTTACTGACCGGAGCGGCCTGCGGCGCTGCCCTTGCTGTCTGGTGTCGGAATGCGTTTGCCGTATTTCCGACCGAACGAATGCGGCATGCTCCGGTGTAG
- a CDS encoding BON domain-containing protein, which produces MKPTPPPGPSRPQRTQSNLPTRLPDLDTIATPATRPTPVEHQVNDEKVRKQVVEVLGELGQQMRMSIHVRSEHGDVYLRGTVDTSYNRLLVVSVVSRLPGVKKIHDEITLGSQFHGKAEANHVGNGNRKRNLQFVGIVAAVVLLAGAYGAWSLTTTSLSDFPVVVLYAGKPADGAILTLHPLDPQPANEIKRPLGRVGPDGTVEWTTFDRGDGVPPGRYAVTAIWHPLVLVNGETFSRSNVLGKEYQKSDSTPLRLEVSAQAQSPLQVELKR; this is translated from the coding sequence ATGAAACCGACCCCTCCTCCAGGTCCGTCACGGCCGCAGCGCACACAGTCGAATCTCCCGACCCGGTTGCCCGACCTCGACACCATTGCAACGCCCGCCACACGGCCCACGCCAGTCGAGCATCAGGTCAACGATGAAAAGGTAAGAAAGCAGGTCGTCGAAGTGCTGGGCGAACTGGGCCAGCAGATGCGGATGAGCATTCATGTTCGCTCCGAACATGGAGACGTGTATTTGCGCGGCACCGTCGATACGTCCTACAACCGGCTGCTGGTGGTGAGTGTGGTTTCTCGACTGCCCGGCGTCAAAAAGATCCACGATGAAATCACTCTCGGTTCACAGTTTCACGGCAAGGCCGAAGCCAACCATGTCGGCAACGGCAATCGCAAGCGAAACCTCCAATTTGTCGGGATCGTCGCCGCAGTGGTGCTGCTGGCCGGGGCCTATGGTGCCTGGAGTCTGACGACAACCAGCCTGTCGGATTTCCCGGTTGTGGTCTTGTACGCCGGCAAGCCCGCTGACGGCGCAATTCTGACATTGCATCCGCTTGATCCGCAGCCGGCGAATGAAATCAAACGGCCGCTGGGACGTGTTGGCCCGGACGGCACAGTGGAATGGACGACGTTCGACCGCGGAGATGGTGTGCCGCCTGGCCGGTATGCCGTGACAGCGATCTGGCATCCTCTGGTGCTGGTGAACGGCGAAACATTCTCACGCTCGAATGTCCTCGGCAAGGAATACCAGAAGAGCGATTCCACGCCGTTACGACTGGAGGTTTCTGCTCAGGCGCAGTCGCCTCTGCAGGTCGAACTGAAACGTTAA